The Brassica napus cultivar Da-Ae chromosome C7, Da-Ae, whole genome shotgun sequence genome has a segment encoding these proteins:
- the LOC111208266 gene encoding uncharacterized protein LOC111208266 produces the protein MWINKFFFLLPIVCMAVFSTAQTVPSQPPQDPSDCLSSLETIPDCIPEIFRSIISGQIGSIGHSCCHAFLGISTECASHVFVFAPFFPPTLRDHCSRQH, from the coding sequence ATGTGGATCAACAAGTTTTTCTTCCTTCTTCCAATTGTATGCATGGCCGTGTTCAGTACAGCTCAAACGGTTCCTTCGCAACCTCCACAGGACCCATCAGATTGTTTGTCATCGCTGGAAACTATTCCGGACTGCATCCCAGAGATATTCCGATCGATAATAAGTGGACAGATCGGGAGTATTGGACACTCTTGCTGCCATGCCTTTTTGGGCATCAGTACCGAATGTGCCTCCCACGTGTTTGTCTTCGCTCCCTTCTTCCCTCCGACTCTAAGGGATCATTGTTCCCGACAACATTAG
- the LOC106430949 gene encoding glutathione S-transferase T3-like has translation MDPYSQSSSYMGLLNSQNFPYESFPPFSSQQTDAGTLREDTPVDRKERRKWTPADDEVLISGWLNTSKDAIVGNEQKSGTFWKRVGEYVATSPHAREGGETREHLHCKQRWHKINDLVNKFCGAYAAAERQISSGQNENDVLKVAHAIFYSDHNTKFNLEHAWCVLSYEQKWLNLNTPKPTGSSKRKTGETGSQTSSTTVGDQDIRPEGVKAAKAKRNNGQGKSVAEYTTILEMKKEDLMMKEKLSKLTILDTLLAKKEPLSEAEEIVKNKLLAEYF, from the coding sequence ATGGATCCATATAGTCAGTCATCTAGTTATATGGGCCTTCTTAACAGTCAAAACTTTCCTTATGAAAGTTTTCCTCCATTCAGTTCACAACAAACCGACGCTGGAACTCTACGTGAAGACACACCAGTGGACCGTAAGGAGAGAAGGAAATGGACCCCAGCCGATGACGAGGTTCTAATCAGTGGGTGGCTGAACACATCTAAAGATGCGATCGTTGGGAATGAACAAAAGTCAGGGACTTTTTGGAAACGAGTAGGCGAATATGTCGCAACAAGTCCTCATGCTAGAGAGGGTGGTGAAACAAGAGAGCATCTCCattgtaagcagaggtggcacAAAATCAATGATCTAGTGAACAAGTTCTGTGGCGCATATGCGGCAGCAGAAAGACAAATCAGTTCTGGTCAGAATGAAAATGATGTTCTCAAGGTGGCTCATGCCATCTTCTACTCTGATCACAACACGAAATTTAATCTTGAGCATGCGTGGTGTGTGTTGAGCTATGAACAGAAATGGCTTAACCTTAACACTCCTAAACCCACTGGCAGTTCAAAGAGAAAAACTGGTGAGACAGGTTCCCAAACTTCAAGCACCACTGTTGGTGATCAAGACATCCGGCCTGAAGGTGTAAAGGCTGCTAAAGCTAAAAGGAATAATGGTCAAGGGAAGTCTGTTGCTGAGTATACGACCATTTTGGAAATGAAGAAGGAGGATCTCATGATGAAGGAGAAACTGTCAAAGCTGACCATATTAGACACTCTCCTAGCCAAAAAAGAACCACTGAGTGAGGCTGAAGAAATTGTCAAGAATAAGCTACTCGCTGAGTATTTCTGA
- the LOC106348971 gene encoding nitrile-specifier protein 5 — MSPVADNKWVKVGQKGAGPGPRSSHAITVVGNKVYCFGGELKPTIHIDNDLYVFDLDTQEWSIAPATGDAPFPCFGVSMVPIGTTIYVYGGRDDSRKYNGLHAYDTVANKWELLSPVEEGLPGRSYHSMAGDDRKVYVFGGVTAKGRVNTLHAYDVVDRKWVEYPAAGEACKGRGAPGLVVVDGKVWVLFGFDGNELGDIHCFGLATGKWTAVETTGDVPPARSVFPAVSSGKYIVIYGGEEEPHELMHMGAGKLSGDVYRFDTETLVWEKVVDGTEEGKNPCPRGWCAFAVAVVNGEKGLLVHGGNSPTNERLDDMVFWGF; from the exons ATGAGTCCTGTGGCTGATAACAAATGGGTTAAG GTGGGTCAGAAAGGAGCAGGTCCAGGACCAAGAAGCTCACACGCAATCACCGTCGTGGGGAACAAAGTCTATTGCTTTGGCGGCGAGCTTAAACCGACGATCCACATCGACAACGACCTCTACGTTTTCGATCTCGACACTCAAGAATGGTCCATCGCCCCCGCGACGGGGGACGCTCCTTTCCCCTGTTTCGGGGTCTCCATGGTCCCGATCGGCACCACCATCTACGTCTACGGCGGCCGCGACGACTCTCGCAAATACAACGGCTTGCACGCCTACGACACGGTGGCGAACAAGTGGGAGTTGCTGTCTCCCGTCGAGGAAGGCCTTCCCGGTCGGAGCTACCACTCCATGGCCGGCGACGACCGGAAAGTTTACGTCTTTGGTGGCGTTACGGCCAAGGGGCGTGTGAACACGCTGCATGCTTACGACGTGGTTGATCGGAAGTGGGTCGAGTATCCGGCGGCTGGGGAGGCTTGTAAAGGGAGGGGAGCGCCTGGGCTTGTGGTTGTTGATGGGAAAGTTTGGGTTTTGTTTGGGTTCGACGGTAATGAATTGGGTGATATTCATTGCTTTGGTTTGGCTACCGGAAAATGGACCGCCGTGGAGACTACCGGGGACGTGCCTCCGGCGAGAAGCGTGTTTCCGGCGGTTTCTTCCGGGAAGTATATTGTGATATACGGTGGTGAGGAGGAGCCGCATGAGCTGATGCATATGGGAGCTGGGAAGTTGTCTGGGGATGTTTACAGGTTTGATACGGAGACGTTGGTGTGGGAGAAGGTTGTTGATGGTACTGAGGAAGGGAAGAACCCGTGCCCACGTGGGTGGTGCGCGTTTGCTGTTGCGGTGGTGAATGGTGAGAAAGGGTTGTTGGTTCACGGTGGGAATAGTCCGACCAACGAGAGGCTTGATGATATGGTGTTTTGGGGTTTCTAG
- the LOC106348972 gene encoding acetyl-CoA acetyltransferase, cytosolic 1, with amino-acid sequence MAHTADSVNPREVCIVGVARTPMGGFLGSLSSLPATKLGSVAIAAALKRANVDPSLVQEVVFGNVLSANLGQAPARQAALGAGIPNSVICTTVNKVCASGMKAVMIAAQSIQLGINDVVVAGGMESMSNTPKYLAEARKGSRFGNDSLVDGMLKDGLWDVYNDCGMGSCAELCAEKFQITREQQDDYAVQSFERGIAAQEAGAFTWEIVPVEVSGGRGRPSTIVDKDEGLGKFDAAKLRKLRPSFKDNGGTVTAGNASSISDGAAALVLVSGEKALQLGLKVLAKVKGYGDAAQEPEFFTTAPALAIPKAIADAGLESSQVDYYEINEAFAVVALANQKLLGITREKVNVNGGAVSLGHPLGCSGARILITLLGILKNRNGKYGVGGVCNGGGGASALVLELV; translated from the exons ATGGCTCATACAGCAGATTCCGTCAATCCCAGAG AAGTTTGCATCGTGGGTGTTGCACGAACTCCAATGGGTGGCTTTCTCGGGTCTCTCTCGTCTTTGCCCGCCACCAAGCTTGGATCCGTAGCTATTGCAG CTGCTTTGAAGAGGGCAAATGTTGACCCGTCTCTCGTCCAAGAAGTTGTGTTTGGCAATGTTCTTAGCGCCAATTTGGGTCAGGCTCCTGCTCGTCAGGCTGCTTTAGGTGCAGGAATCCCTAACTCTGTCATCTGTACCACAGTTAACAAGGTTTGTGCTTCAGGCATGAAAG CCGTAATGATTGCTGCTCAGAGTATTCAATTGGGGATCAATGATGTAGTCGTAGCGGGTGGCATGGAAAGCATGTCTAATACACCAAAATATTTGGCTGAAGCAAG gAAAGGATCTCGGTTTGGTAATGATTCTCTAGTAGATGGAATGCTAAAGGATGGACTATGGGATGTCTATAATGACTGTGGGATGGGAAGCTGTGCAGAGTTATGCGCTGAGAAATTTCAGATAACAAGAGAGCAACAA GATGACTACGCTGTTCAGAGTTTTGAACGTGGTATTGCTGCCCAGGAAGCTGGCGCCTTCACATGGGAAATCGTCCCg GTTGAAGTTTCTGGAGGAAGAGGTAGGCCATCAACCATTGTTGACAAGGACGAAGGTCTTGGGAAG TTTGATGCTGCAAAATTGAGGAAACTCCGTCCAAGTTTCAAGGACAATGGAGGCACTGTTACAGCTGGAAATGCGTCTAGCATAAG CGATGGTGCAGCTGCACTTGTCCTAGTGAGTGGAGAGAAGGCGCTTCAGCTAGGACTTAAAGTACTCGCAAAAGTTAAAGGTTATGGTGATGCAGCTCAG GAACCGGAGTTTTTCACTACTGCTCCTGCTCTTGCAATACCGAAAGCTATTGCAGATGCTGGTTTGGAATCTTCTCAAGTCGATTACTATGAGATCAATGAAGCATTTGCA GTTGTGGCTCTCGCAAATCAAAAGCTACTTGGGATTACTCGG GAGAAGGTGAATGTAAACGGAGGAGCTGTCTCTTTAGGACATCCTCTAGGGTGCAGTGGGGCTCGTATTCTAATCACATTGCTTGGGATACTAAAGAATAGAAACGGCAAGTACGGTGTGGGAGGAGTGTGCAACGGAGGAGGAGGTGCTTCTGCTCTTGTTCTTGAACTTGTTTGA
- the LOC106348973 gene encoding indole-3-glycerol phosphate synthase, chloroplastic has product MRISVADSAQVGPTYVFCKVIIRRTKVSPPLSTYKASIFPAIASEETSEKMEGLVSFQPFPSSVIQRRLSTVYLHRLTRSSSSSSSCAPLRAQQSGITGGSESVSSALEGKVSEQEVVIYQDEVVASQGIRIRRRPPTGPPLHYVGPFEFRLQNEGNTPRNILEEIVWNKDKEVTLMKEKRPLYTLKKALETVPPPRDFIGALRSAHQRTGLPGLIAEVKKASPSRGILREDFDPVAIAQAYEKGGAACLSVLTDEKYFKGSFENLQAIREAGVKCPLLCKEFIIEAWQIYYGRSKGADAVLLIASVLPDLDIKYMIKICKILGMATLVEVHDEREMDRVLAIEGVELIGINNRNLETFEVDIGITKRLLEGERGELIRQKDILVVGESGLFTPEDIAFVQEAGVKAVLVGESLVKQSDPGQGISALFGRDVSG; this is encoded by the exons ATGAGAATATCCGTCGCTGACTCAGCTCAAGTGGGACCCACTTATGTCTTTTGCAAAGTGATTATCCGCCGCACAAAAGTATCTCCTCCACTCTCCACATACAAAGCAAGCATTTTTCCGGCGATAGCATCGGAAGAAACCTCGGAAAAAATGGAAGGTCTTGTTTCCTTTCAGCCCTTCCCCTCATCCGTCATTCAACGGCGGCTCTCTACGGTTTACCTCCACAGACTCACcagatcctcctcctcctcctcctcttgtgCTCCTCTTCGTGCTCAACAG TCAGGAATCACGGGAGGTTCCGAAAGTGTTTCTTCGGCATTGGAGGGTAAAGTGAGTGAACAAGAAGTGGTTATTTACCAGGATGAAGTAGTTGCTAGTCAAGGTATTAGGATAAGGAGACGACCACCTACTGGTCCTCCATTGCATTACGTTGGACCTTTTGAGTTCAGGCTCCAGAACGAGGGTAACACTCCTCGCAACATCTTGGAGGAGATCGTGTGGAACAAGGATAAAGAAGTTACTCTG ATGAAGGAGAAAAGGCCTCTCTATACACTGAAGAAGGCTCTTGAAACTGTTCCTCCTCCTAGAGACTTCATTGGTGCTCTTAGATCTGCTCATCAAAGAACCGGCCTGCCTGGTTTAATAGCTGAGGTCAAGAAAGCTTCTCCAAGCAGAGGTATCCTCAGAGAGGATTTTGACCCT GTTGCAATTGCTCAAGCTTATGAAAAGGGTGGAGCAGCGTGTCTTAGTGTTTTGACAGATGAGAAATACTTCAAG GGAAGCTTTGAGAATCTGCAAGCTATAAGGGAGGCTGGTGTAAAG TGCCCTTTGCTTTGCAAAGAGTTCATCATAGAAGCATGGCAGATATACTATGGTAGAAGCAAGGGAGCAGATGCAGTTCTGTTAATCGCTTCTGTGTTACCTGACCTTGACATCAAATACATGATTAAGATTTGCAAAATACTTGGAATGGCTACTCTTGTGGAG GTTCATGACGAGAGGGAGATGGATCGCGTTCTAGCAATTGAAGGAGTTGAGCTCATTGGCATCAATAACCGTAACCTAG AGACGTTTGAGGTAGATATTGGTATCACAAAGAGGCTCCTGGAAGGAGAGCGTGGTGAATTGATCCGTCAGAAAGACATCCTC GTGGTTGGAGAATCAGGGTTATTCACTCCAGAAGACATTGCATTCGTACAAGAAGCCGGTGTCAAAGCA GTTCTAGTCGGTGAATCACTTGTTAAACAAAGTGATCCGGGGCAGGGAATCAGCGCACTTTTTGGAAGAGATGTCTCAGGATGA
- the LOC111207401 gene encoding uncharacterized protein LOC111207401, with product MLSFRIPSMGTQPAAFAAKITDTTKTVAQLKSAATPTPHSTVTCGYQAHVAGFFRNVTVLWSKNLMNHSLTVMVSSLDNDMNYCCKIDLVKPWQFWSKRGSKSFDVEGNFVEVFWDLRSAKLSGNGSPEPVSDYYVAIVSDEEVVLLLGDLKHKAYKRTKSRPALVEGFIYFKKESIFGKKTFSTRARFDEQRKGHELVVESSNDEKDQEMWISVDGIVLVHVKNLQWKFRGNVMVLVDRTPVMVYYDVHDWLFGSSESTASSGLFLFKPVPVGAMMVDEYFSDAEDGDSGGGSSPLSRYNSASSGYGQLHEFCLFLYAGKLE from the coding sequence ATGTTATCGTTTCGTATCCCATCTATGGGAACCCAGCCGGCCGCATTCGCAGCTAAAATAACAGACACCACAAAGACCGTGGCACAACTAAAGTCCGCTGCGACCCCCACGCCTCACAGCACAGTCACGTGCGGCTACCAAGCTCACGTGGCGGGCTTCTTCCGTAACGTCACCGTTTTATGGTCCAAGAATCTCATGAACCATTCCCTCACCGTCATGGTCTCGAGCCTAGACAACGACATGAACTACTGCTGCAAGATCGATCTCGTCAAGCCGTGGCAGTTCTGGAGCAAAAGAGGATCAAAATCATTCGACGTGGAAGGAAACTTTGTGGAGGTCTTTTGGGATCTAAGGTCGGCGAAGTTGTCAGGAAACGGTAGCCCCGAGCCGGTCTCAGACTATTACGTGGCAATAGTCTCCGATGAAGAGGTTGTTTTGTTGTTGGGAGACTTAAAACATAAAGCTTACAAAAGGACGAAGTCAAGACCCGCGCTGGTCGAGGGGTTTATATATTTCAAGAAAGAGAGCATTTTCGGGAAGAAAACGTTTTCGACAAGAGCGAGATTTGACGAGCAGAGAAAGGGACATGAACTGGTGGTGGAGAGCTCGAACGATGAGAAAGATCAAGAGATGTGGATAAGCGTGGATGGGATCGTGTTGGTGCACGTGAAGAATCTGCAGTGGAAGTTTAGAGGAAATGTGATGGTGTTGGTGGATAGAACTCCGGTGATGGTGTACTACGATGTGCATGATTGGTTGTTTGGGAGTTCGGAATCGACGGCGAGCTCGGGGCTGTTTTTGTTTAAGCCGGTGCCGGTTGGAGCGATGATGGTAGATGAGTACTTTAGCGATGCGGAGGATGGGGATAGTGGAGGAGGGAGTAGTCCTTTGAGTCGGTACAATTCGGCATCTAGTGGTTATGGGCAATTGCATGAGttctgtttgtttctttatgCTGGGAAACTTGagtaa
- the LOC111197885 gene encoding RRP15-like protein, translating to MSTGEEAQIERGTRKRRVGAKNGGKKNKKFKTLPPSSSNRFKPTKKDQKLFQQRRRGYNSDEDEAEDESKKPPEVTIREKIFTDANMGPNYDEVEEEEDGSDRDEGSDGEDHGEIQTGITRFGSEDGCNAFRMAFKSIMKKTKGEEDAFGPVLSAHKNLIAQKLADEEAEKKAKGQARKAKHLVAEKGHVKPANHLESHEKILIGVATKGVVKLFNAVNKAQHAQKGLNASRSKDSKVLKKRRKEAFFSELGKTSRTDSKAQKASNSNEDEAPAWAPLRDNYMLANPKLKDWDKKQETNEGDDFAAMSGDESYED from the exons ATGTCTACCGGAGAGGAAGCTCAGATAGAGAGAGGCACAAGAAAGAGGAGAGTCGGCGCAAAGAACGGCGGGAAGAAGAACAAAAAGTTCAAGACTTTACCTCCTTCCTCCTCCAACAGGTTCAAGCCTAcaaagaaggaccagaagctcTTCCAGCAGAGAAGGCGAGGCTACAACTCAGACGAAGACGAAGCAGAAGATGAATCCAAGAAGCCGCCGGAGGTAACCATTCGCGAGAAGATATTCACCGATGCTAACATGGGTCCCAACTACGACGAggttgaagaggaagaagatggctCGGACAGGGACGAGGGTTCCGATGGGGAGGATCATGGGGAGATTCAGACTGGGATCACGAGGTTTGGTAGTGAGGATGGATGTAATGCCTTTAGAATGGCTTTTAAGTCTATCATGAAGAAGaccaaaggagaagaagatgcaTTT GGTCCTGTTTTGTCAGCACATAAGAATCTTATAGCTCAGAAGCTAGCTGATGAGGAAGCTGAGAAGAAGGCCAAGGGTCAGGCTAGGAAGGCGAAACATTTG GTTGCTGAGAAAGGACATGTTAAACCTGCAAACCATTTGGAATCCCATGAGAAGATTCTTATAGGTGTTGCCACTAAAGGAG TGGTGAAGCTTTTTAATGCT GTGAACAAGGCTCAACATGCTCAGAAGGGTTTGAATGCTTCAAGGTCAAAAGACTCTAAAG TGTTAAAGAAGCGAAGAAAAGAAGCATTCTTCTCGGAGTTAGGAAAAACATCGAGAACAGACTCCAAG GCTCAAAAAGCTTCAAATTCCAATGAAGACGAAGCTCCTGCGTGGGCTCCTCTACGTGATAATTACATGTTAGCAAACCCCAAGCTCAAGGACTGGGACAAAAAACAG GAAACAAACGAGGGAGATGATTTTGCCGCAATGTCAGGAGATGAAAGTTATGAAGACTAA
- the LOC106348974 gene encoding zinc finger protein CONSTANS-LIKE 10, with translation MGYMCDFCGEQRSMVHCRSDAACLCLSCDRNVHSANALSKRHSRTLICERCNAQPASVRCTDERVSLCQNCDWLGHNGATNSHHKKQTINCYSGCPSSEELASIWSFCLDLDLDFSKGGQSACEQGMGLMTIDEGTGEKRSGGHDANVDQPGTSSAAQEKSTLAKGLGVSEDDFCGNLIMDEMDLAFEKYDELFGTAYNSSKDLFEHGGIESLFEKHEGKTMQQPAESNAASGDSFMTCRTEPIICFTSQPAHSNISFSGATGEGNNAGDFQDCGVSSMQQLSKETPLWCPPTAQEISATTRNNAVIRYKEKKKARKFDKRVRYVSRKERADVRRRVKGRFVKSGEAYDYDPLSPTRSY, from the exons atgggTTACATGTGTGACTTCTGCGGTGAACAAAGATCAATGGTCCATTGCCGCTCCGATGCAGCGTGTCTATGCCTGTCCTGCGACCGTAACGTTCACTCCGCTAACGCTTTATCCAAACGTCATTCAAGAACTCTGATATGCGAGCGTTGCAATGCACAGCCAGCCTCTGTTCGGTGCACCGACGAGAGGGTTTCCCTCTGTCAAAACTGTGACTGGTTAGGCCACAACGGAGCTACTAATTCGCATCATAAGAAGCAAACCATTAACTGCTACTCTGGTTGTCCTTCGAGTGAGGAGCTTGCCTCTATATGGTCTTTCTGTTTggatttggatttggatttCTCTAAAGGTGGACAGTCTGCTTGTGAGCAAGGGATGGGGTTGATGACTATAGATGAAGGCACAGGAGAAAAGAGATCAGGTGGACATGATGCTAATGTAGATCAGCCTGGAACTAGCTCTGCTGCACAAGAAAAGTCCACATTAGCTAAG GGTCTTGGAGTATCTGAGGACGACTTTTGTGGGAATCTTATTATGGATGAAATGGACTTGGCTTTTGAGAAGTATGATGAGCTCTTTGGTACTGCTTACAATTCTTCAAAAGATCTCTTTGAACATGGTGGAATCGAAAGTCTTTTCGAGAAACATGAG GGAAAGACAATGCAGCAGCCAGCCGAAAGCAATGCTGCATCTGGAGATTCGTTCATGACTTGTAGAACCGAGCCAATAATCTGTTTCACATCGCAGCCAGCTCATTCGAATATATCCTTCTCTGGTGCCACTGGAGAAGGTAATAACGCTGGTGATTTTCAAGACTGTGGGGTGTCATCGATGCAGCAGCTTTCGAAGGAGACACCACTATGGTGCCCTCCAACAGCGCAGGAGATTAGTGCAACAACACGTAACAACGCTGTTATACGttacaaagaaaagaagaaggctCGCAA GTTTGACAAGCGAGTGAGGTATGTCTCTAGGAAAGAAAGAGCTGATGTGAGACGGCGTGTGAAGGGACGGTTTGTCAAGTCAGGTGAAGCTTATGATTACGACCCGTTGAGCCCAACAAGAAGCTACTGA